The following proteins come from a genomic window of Nitrosopumilaceae archaeon AB1(1):
- a CDS encoding DNA-directed RNA polymerase, giving the protein MFSISTLVDVVSIPPKLFGTTLKAAALNILKDKYESMINPELGYIIMILDTKVDKMGKMITGNGGTFHKVEFTALTFYPKLQEIIRGEIVDITDFGAFVRIGPTDALLHLSQIMDDYLKSDVKAGVVLANQSGRTLRVGSLLRTRITAVSLGNTASMGKIGITCRQPFLGADDWIAEELKAASKKSEDK; this is encoded by the coding sequence TTGTTTTCAATCTCTACACTAGTCGATGTAGTTAGCATACCTCCAAAGCTATTTGGAACTACCCTCAAGGCTGCTGCCCTGAATATTCTCAAAGACAAGTATGAGAGTATGATAAATCCTGAATTGGGCTATATTATTATGATTTTAGATACCAAGGTCGATAAAATGGGTAAGATGATAACTGGTAATGGTGGTACATTTCACAAGGTGGAATTTACGGCCTTGACATTTTATCCAAAATTACAAGAAATAATTCGAGGTGAAATTGTTGACATTACAGATTTTGGTGCCTTTGTTCGAATTGGTCCAACAGACGCTCTACTACACTTGTCACAAATTATGGATGATTATCTAAAAAGTGATGTTAAAGCTGGAGTAGTACTTGCAAACCAAAGTGGTCGAACACTAAGGGTGGGATCTCTACTTCGTACAAGAATTACTGCTGTATCCTTGGGAAATACTGCAAGTATGGGGAAGATTGGAATAACATGTAGACAGCCATTCCTTGGAGCTGACGATTGGATTGCAGAAGAACTTAAAGCTGCATCTAAAAAAAGTGAGGATAAATAG
- the spt4 gene encoding transcription elongation factor subunit Spt4, with protein sequence MVREMACRKCKCITTGKLCPLCKSSDLTRDWNGVVLIAKPEDSVIAKTLGIATKGKFAIKVT encoded by the coding sequence TTGGTACGTGAAATGGCATGCAGAAAGTGCAAATGCATTACAACCGGTAAACTCTGTCCCCTCTGCAAGTCATCTGATCTTACACGTGATTGGAATGGAGTTGTGTTGATTGCTAAACCTGAAGATTCTGTTATTGCAAAGACTTTGGGTATAGCAACAAAAGGAAAATTTGCCATCAAGGTAACCTAG
- the nadA gene encoding quinolinate synthase NadA — MPRKISMSDLDLKKEIQKLKQETDTVILAHNYQIPQVQDVADFVGDSLNLSRQAVRVKEENILFCGVHFMAETAAIISPEKNVFIPDLEAGCSLSDSITIQQLREWKDSHPGAITVGYVNTTAEIKSELDYCCTSSNAIHVVNAIPKEKEILFLPDMFLGAYVAKMTNRDNMKIWAGECHVHAGITPDVVREKLAQLSNPEFIIHPECSCTTPILYDTVANGYGQQTINILSTEGMVKHVRESTAQNFLIATETGILHRMRQENPKKTFAAASDEAECKYMKMITLEKVYDSILRGQYQVTIPKDIADKARLSIQRMLELG; from the coding sequence ATGCCTAGAAAAATATCAATGAGTGATTTGGATCTAAAAAAAGAGATTCAGAAATTAAAACAAGAGACCGATACGGTCATACTTGCACACAATTATCAAATTCCACAAGTTCAAGATGTAGCAGACTTTGTGGGAGATTCTCTGAATTTATCAAGGCAGGCAGTGAGAGTAAAAGAGGAGAACATTTTATTTTGTGGAGTACACTTTATGGCAGAGACAGCAGCAATAATCAGTCCAGAGAAGAACGTATTCATTCCAGATTTAGAGGCAGGGTGTTCACTATCAGATTCAATTACCATACAACAATTAAGAGAATGGAAGGATAGTCACCCAGGGGCAATCACGGTAGGATATGTAAATACGACAGCAGAGATTAAATCAGAATTAGACTATTGTTGTACATCATCTAATGCCATTCATGTTGTAAATGCAATTCCAAAAGAGAAGGAGATTTTATTCTTGCCAGATATGTTTCTTGGAGCATATGTAGCAAAGATGACAAATAGAGATAACATGAAAATTTGGGCAGGCGAGTGTCATGTACATGCAGGGATCACACCAGATGTGGTAAGGGAAAAGTTGGCACAATTGAGTAATCCAGAATTTATAATACATCCAGAGTGTAGTTGTACAACACCAATTCTATACGATACAGTAGCAAATGGGTATGGTCAGCAGACAATTAATATTTTATCAACAGAGGGCATGGTTAAACACGTACGAGAATCAACTGCACAGAATTTTTTAATTGCCACAGAAACAGGTATTTTACACAGAATGCGACAAGAGAATCCAAAAAAGACGTTTGCAGCTGCATCAGATGAGGCAGAGTGTAAATACATGAAGATGATCACACTGGAGAAAGTGTATGATTCCATATTAAGAGGGCAGTATCAAGTTACCATACCCAAAGATATTGCAGATAAGGCAAGACTATCTATTCAGCGTATGCTAGAATTGGGATAA
- a CDS encoding aspartate dehydrogenase has protein sequence MKNIGLLGCGTIGTQIALSIDSGKINAKLTHVYDQDKKQAEKLVEKLQVKPQIVNNSHLLSSNSTDIIVEAASQTAVKDVALSILQNRKELVIMSVGALLDESIREVLFDACREFERKIYLPSGVIAGIDALKSLKNELDSVTLITTKHPDSLRGAKFFETSDIKIDGITDSVVIFNGNAKKAVELFPANVNVAALLSLAGIGSTKTMVQIVADPNASTNTHKVLASGRFGSIQIELKNIPDPNNPKTSKLASLSAIQLLDEICSNKIKIGT, from the coding sequence ATGAAAAATATAGGGCTTCTTGGATGTGGCACAATAGGTACACAGATTGCACTGAGTATTGATTCGGGAAAAATCAACGCAAAACTAACACATGTGTATGATCAAGATAAAAAACAGGCAGAAAAACTTGTAGAAAAACTTCAAGTGAAACCACAGATCGTGAATAATTCACATCTACTCTCTTCAAACTCTACAGATATTATTGTAGAGGCAGCATCACAGACAGCAGTAAAAGATGTGGCATTGAGTATATTGCAGAATAGAAAAGAACTTGTAATCATGAGTGTCGGTGCACTGCTTGATGAATCTATTCGTGAGGTATTGTTTGATGCGTGTAGGGAATTTGAGAGAAAAATTTATTTGCCAAGTGGAGTGATAGCGGGAATTGATGCATTAAAATCTTTGAAAAATGAACTCGATTCAGTCACACTCATAACGACAAAACATCCAGATTCGTTAAGAGGTGCAAAATTTTTTGAAACTTCAGACATAAAGATTGATGGTATAACAGATAGTGTTGTAATTTTTAATGGTAATGCAAAAAAAGCTGTAGAATTATTTCCTGCAAATGTAAATGTAGCAGCACTGCTAAGTCTAGCTGGAATTGGCAGTACAAAAACAATGGTGCAGATTGTTGCAGATCCAAACGCATCTACAAATACGCACAAAGTTTTAGCTAGTGGGAGATTCGGTAGTATACAAATTGAGTTGAAGAATATACCAGATCCAAATAATCCAAAAACCAGCAAGCTTGCATCATTATCAGCCATACAACTTCTTGATGAAATTTGTTCAAACAAGATAAAAATTGGTACATAA
- the nadC gene encoding carboxylating nicotinate-nucleotide diphosphorylase, whose product MNPKIKKMLSGFLREDLGTGDITSKLLTNSVIRAKIVSRESGVVAGVIFSKELFVMNGCTVEIIHRDGQRIRAGSLIFYVHGPLRSILSVERTALNLMSRMSGVATATQQMKCKVNGRVKILATRKTMPGMRFFDKEAVQIGGGFRHRMSLSDRILIKDNHLSADSMESLILKAKRKDPKFEIEVDSSLDTIRAAKLGARFILLDNFTPKQIRHTITLLKKYKLRKNITLEASGGITLKNISAYSKTGVDFISSGVITNSAHSIDYSLEM is encoded by the coding sequence TTGAATCCTAAAATTAAAAAAATGCTTTCTGGATTTCTTCGTGAAGATTTAGGTACCGGTGATATCACATCAAAATTACTAACAAACTCTGTAATCCGTGCCAAGATAGTATCTAGGGAATCGGGCGTTGTAGCAGGGGTAATATTTTCCAAAGAGTTGTTTGTCATGAATGGTTGCACAGTTGAAATTATTCATCGTGATGGACAACGCATACGAGCAGGCAGTCTGATATTCTATGTTCATGGTCCTCTGCGTTCCATACTCTCAGTTGAGAGAACGGCGTTGAATCTGATGTCTAGAATGAGTGGGGTTGCAACTGCAACACAACAAATGAAATGTAAAGTTAATGGCCGTGTAAAAATACTTGCAACTAGAAAGACCATGCCTGGCATGAGATTTTTTGACAAGGAAGCAGTACAAATTGGTGGAGGATTTAGACATCGTATGTCTTTATCTGATAGAATATTAATCAAAGATAATCATCTCTCAGCAGATTCTATGGAGAGTTTAATTTTAAAAGCAAAGCGTAAGGATCCTAAATTTGAAATTGAAGTAGATTCTAGTTTGGATACAATTCGTGCTGCAAAACTTGGTGCAAGATTTATTCTACTAGATAATTTTACGCCAAAACAGATTCGACACACGATCACATTATTGAAGAAATACAAACTACGCAAAAACATCACACTAGAGGCGTCCGGTGGAATAACTTTAAAAAATATATCTGCATATTCAAAGACTGGTGTGGATTTTATATCCTCCGGAGTAATTACAAATTCTGCTCACAGTATTGACTATTCCCTTGAGATGTGA
- a CDS encoding ATP-dependent DNA ligase — protein sequence MDFLILAKTFEKMESTSKRLELTDLLAQLFSNTDVDLMDKVIYLIQGKLRPDFENVEVGIADKLIIRILSNLSGLSIQKIQDAYAKYGDLGLVASTILVDKPQTTLLSNDITVDLVYDTFFKIANLQGSGSQDLKMKYVSSLLHDSSNVEIRFIIKILLNTLRLGIAENTIMDALSIAQFGNKDRRVDIEIAYNVSSDLGRVAQHITKFKEKGFKTFKIKLFSPIRSMLADRIKSEQDASAKFPSGFAAEFKIDGERAQIHIKNDTVKIFSRNLKDITSFYPDICDAVKKAFFNEDVILEAEVVAISQNGDFLPFQELMHRRRKYDIEEMVSKYPICVNFFDILYYKNSGCLDWEYKERRELLKEVIPQNDMLRLVPMKVLNSSEQINDFLETSLNSRCEGLMLKSLDGPYRAGSRGNLWLKLKREYQNDLGDSVDLIIIGAFFGKGRRTGMYGTFLLGTYNSDDSICSVCKVGTGFTDEKLDQLYHELSSHVTLQRDPRIDCAMEPDVWFDPWLVIEIVASEITISPIHKAAFGLVREGNGLALRFPKFTGKIRTEKNIEDASSDEEIMALYKLQIRTKS from the coding sequence TTGGATTTTTTAATACTTGCTAAAACATTTGAAAAAATGGAGAGCACCTCTAAGCGACTGGAACTGACTGATCTCCTAGCACAACTATTCTCCAATACAGATGTTGATTTAATGGATAAAGTGATATATTTGATTCAAGGAAAACTGCGCCCCGACTTTGAGAATGTGGAGGTTGGTATAGCAGACAAACTAATCATACGCATACTGTCCAACCTGTCTGGTCTGTCAATTCAAAAAATTCAAGATGCATATGCAAAGTATGGTGATTTGGGACTTGTTGCATCTACCATTCTTGTAGACAAACCACAGACTACTCTACTCTCTAATGATATTACGGTAGATTTGGTCTATGATACATTTTTTAAAATTGCCAATCTGCAAGGTAGCGGATCGCAGGATCTAAAGATGAAGTATGTCTCTAGTCTTCTGCATGACTCTAGTAATGTTGAGATTCGATTTATTATTAAAATTCTACTCAATACCCTGCGTCTTGGAATTGCAGAGAATACAATAATGGATGCCCTATCCATTGCGCAGTTTGGTAATAAGGATCGTCGTGTAGATATTGAAATTGCGTATAATGTATCGAGTGATCTTGGCCGTGTAGCACAACACATTACAAAATTCAAAGAAAAGGGTTTCAAGACATTTAAAATTAAACTATTCAGCCCAATTCGCTCCATGCTTGCAGATAGGATAAAAAGTGAGCAGGATGCAAGTGCTAAATTTCCATCTGGATTTGCCGCAGAGTTTAAAATTGACGGTGAGCGAGCTCAAATACACATAAAGAATGATACTGTGAAAATCTTCTCTCGAAATCTTAAAGATATAACTAGTTTTTATCCGGATATTTGTGATGCTGTAAAAAAGGCATTCTTTAATGAGGATGTAATTCTAGAGGCAGAAGTTGTGGCAATATCGCAGAATGGTGATTTTTTACCATTTCAAGAATTGATGCACAGACGTCGCAAGTACGATATTGAGGAGATGGTATCAAAGTATCCTATATGCGTAAACTTTTTTGATATTCTATATTACAAAAATTCTGGTTGTCTTGATTGGGAGTATAAAGAAAGACGTGAATTACTCAAAGAGGTCATACCACAAAATGATATGCTACGACTAGTACCAATGAAAGTCTTGAACAGTTCTGAACAGATTAATGATTTTCTTGAGACTAGTTTGAACTCTAGATGTGAAGGACTTATGTTAAAATCATTGGACGGTCCATATCGTGCCGGCTCTAGGGGAAATCTGTGGTTGAAATTAAAGCGCGAATACCAAAATGATCTTGGGGATAGTGTTGATTTAATTATAATTGGCGCATTTTTTGGTAAAGGTAGGCGCACAGGTATGTATGGTACATTTCTTTTAGGAACGTATAATTCTGATGATTCCATATGTAGTGTTTGCAAAGTTGGAACAGGATTTACAGATGAGAAACTAGATCAATTATATCATGAACTATCTTCTCATGTTACACTACAGCGAGATCCACGTATAGACTGTGCAATGGAACCTGATGTTTGGTTTGATCCATGGTTAGTAATTGAGATTGTGGCATCAGAGATTACTATTAGCCCAATACACAAGGCAGCCTTTGGTCTAGTAAGGGAAGGTAATGGACTTGCACTGAGATTTCCAAAATTTACTGGCAAAATACGTACCGAAAAAAATATAGAGGATGCCTCTAGCGATGAGGAGATTATGGCACTATACAAACTACAGATAAGAACAAAGAGTTGA
- a CDS encoding DUF1512 domain-containing protein: MTSRYIRKGIKLLKIYSQDSRNDILAYSTNLKLDDLSNKMNRIMENFLVMPVDMDPSGIVSKVRYLVKSRDDYMKKQIQTLAPNISEVEQSRLQTLFEIVTTLHLYYKIVNHLYLTAKKQKNFPLILPLQMMLPFILQETKALRQSVPAFRDGQPIGDGIGPLVVGQLMFGTHHRLVAENTVLATKDVQDRHLYLLKARGPHSTVGQLGDAISNIVTKNKIDLIITVDAALKLEGEEPAQIAQGFGVAMGGIGTERFQIEEISTEHSIPIRVIVVKQSIRDAMILMSEKISNQVDYVQAEIFEMISEDTSNGDSVLIVGVGNTSGVAQ, translated from the coding sequence GTGACATCTAGATATATTCGAAAAGGAATTAAATTATTAAAAATTTATTCACAGGATTCTCGTAATGACATTTTAGCCTATTCCACTAATCTTAAACTTGATGATTTATCAAATAAAATGAATCGTATAATGGAGAATTTTCTAGTAATGCCTGTAGATATGGATCCGTCCGGTATTGTATCCAAAGTTCGTTATCTTGTTAAATCTAGAGATGATTATATGAAAAAACAGATACAAACGCTTGCACCCAATATATCTGAAGTTGAACAGAGTAGATTACAAACATTGTTTGAAATTGTAACCACTTTACATCTATATTATAAAATAGTGAATCATCTATATCTTACTGCAAAAAAACAAAAAAACTTCCCATTGATTTTACCACTACAAATGATGTTACCATTTATCTTACAGGAAACAAAAGCGTTAAGACAATCTGTTCCTGCCTTCCGAGATGGTCAACCCATTGGAGATGGAATTGGTCCACTTGTTGTAGGACAATTAATGTTTGGCACTCATCACAGACTTGTCGCAGAAAATACTGTTTTGGCTACAAAAGACGTTCAGGACAGGCACCTATATCTACTCAAAGCCCGTGGCCCACACTCTACTGTTGGCCAACTCGGTGATGCGATATCTAATATAGTTACAAAGAATAAGATTGATTTAATCATCACTGTTGATGCAGCTTTGAAATTAGAAGGTGAAGAGCCTGCTCAAATTGCACAAGGTTTTGGTGTTGCAATGGGTGGTATTGGCACAGAACGATTCCAAATAGAAGAGATCTCAACTGAGCATAGCATTCCAATTCGAGTTATTGTAGTGAAGCAATCTATTCGTGATGCTATGATACTAATGTCTGAGAAGATTTCAAATCAAGTAGATTATGTACAAGCTGAAATATTTGAGATGATATCTGAGGATACGTCAAATGGTGATAGTGTGCTAATTGTAGGTGTTGGAAATACTTCGGGAGTTGCCCAATGA
- a CDS encoding fructose-1,6-bisphosphatase — MITLSAIKADVGGIGGHTKPSDGLLDAVKSTISASKNLMIDHYIGYCGDDVHIIMAHNNGTDSKEIHQLAWNAFMAGTEVAKKEGLYGAGQDLLKDSFSGNIKGMGPGVAELEFEERTNEAFTVFAADKTEPGAFNYPLYRLFVDTLSNTGLIVNQSLASGVVFNVMDVEQGKIAQLTLWEDKPTLEAALMYPGRYVVSTITTRDGEPIVAASTDRLHNIAGTYVGKDDPICIIRTQKMFPATEEAGSVFNNPHYVAGNTRGSHNMPLMPVKLNSPASINFCIPIVQSLVFSMHNGHFTGPFDGFSTPDWDYIREIATKKALSIRSQGFIHPATLVPSELEYAEGYRARIDVLESKMKPLDSVSDGQQKSNYEDPD, encoded by the coding sequence ATGATTACTCTTTCTGCAATTAAAGCTGATGTGGGAGGTATAGGTGGTCACACTAAACCTAGTGACGGGCTGCTAGATGCTGTAAAAAGTACTATATCTGCCTCAAAGAATTTGATGATTGATCATTATATTGGATATTGTGGAGACGACGTCCACATCATAATGGCTCACAATAACGGTACTGATAGTAAAGAAATTCATCAACTTGCATGGAATGCGTTTATGGCAGGAACAGAGGTTGCTAAAAAAGAAGGACTTTATGGTGCAGGACAAGACTTGCTCAAAGACTCTTTCTCTGGTAATATCAAAGGTATGGGTCCAGGTGTTGCAGAATTAGAATTTGAAGAAAGAACTAATGAGGCGTTTACTGTATTTGCAGCAGACAAGACAGAACCTGGAGCATTCAACTATCCATTGTATAGACTATTTGTAGACACTCTGTCCAACACTGGATTAATTGTAAATCAATCATTGGCATCTGGTGTTGTATTCAATGTCATGGATGTAGAGCAAGGAAAGATAGCACAATTGACATTGTGGGAAGATAAACCTACACTGGAGGCCGCTTTAATGTATCCTGGCAGATACGTTGTATCTACAATTACTACTCGTGATGGTGAACCAATAGTTGCAGCGTCCACAGACAGATTGCACAATATTGCAGGAACCTATGTTGGAAAAGATGATCCAATATGTATAATTCGTACACAAAAAATGTTTCCGGCAACCGAAGAGGCAGGCAGTGTATTTAACAATCCTCACTATGTAGCAGGAAATACCAGAGGAAGTCACAACATGCCTCTGATGCCAGTTAAACTAAACTCTCCAGCTTCAATTAATTTCTGCATTCCTATTGTTCAGTCTCTAGTATTCAGTATGCATAACGGGCATTTTACAGGTCCCTTTGATGGCTTTTCCACACCAGACTGGGATTATATCAGAGAGATTGCAACTAAAAAAGCATTATCAATACGAAGTCAGGGATTCATACATCCTGCAACTCTGGTTCCAAGTGAGTTGGAATATGCTGAAGGGTATCGTGCACGAATTGATGTATTGGAATCCAAAATGAAACCACTAGACTCTGTTAGTGATGGACAACAAAAATCAAACTATGAAGATCCTGATTAA
- a CDS encoding tRNA-binding protein — MATYDDFTKLDLCVGKITSTEPIVGKSKIFKGIVDIGDEERTVIIGGAEFLSPEDMINRTVIVVTNLEPKTIGGVTSTAMLLAADVNDRPYWLTISDDSIPFVPLGSPIK, encoded by the coding sequence ATGGCAACGTATGATGATTTTACCAAATTAGATCTATGCGTTGGAAAAATAACCAGTACAGAACCAATTGTTGGAAAAAGTAAAATTTTCAAAGGTATTGTTGATATTGGAGACGAGGAGCGCACTGTAATTATTGGAGGCGCTGAATTTCTTTCACCTGAAGATATGATTAATCGTACTGTCATTGTTGTGACAAATCTTGAACCGAAAACAATTGGTGGTGTAACGTCTACTGCTATGTTACTTGCAGCTGATGTAAATGATAGACCCTATTGGTTAACCATATCTGATGACTCTATACCTTTTGTCCCACTGGGCTCTCCAATCAAATAG
- the purM gene encoding phosphoribosylformylglycinamidine cyclo-ligase — translation MTNTYKSAGVDIHQITKSHMKIGEIITSTHNVQKSSKVLHGFGHYAGIVKAGGQRIATHTDGVGTKVLIANLLKKYDTIGIDCVAMNVNDIICIGATPISFVDYVAINQNNRQKLAKIMQGLVVGAKKGMVPIIGGETAVMPNLISGKGFSFDLAGTVVGILGKDVILGNSIKRNDIIIGAASSGLHSNGFSLARKVLFPKFKIHDKVNRIGGIGKALLTPTEIYVKPVLEIIKKSRVHGLAHITGGAFTKLLRLKQIGYQLDDIPKASALFGLIEEQGVSNMNMYKTFNMGIGFCVISPQGEEQEIIKTFKKHKIKSSVIGRIVQKRGVFINSKRIA, via the coding sequence ATGACCAATACATACAAGAGTGCAGGGGTAGACATACATCAGATAACCAAGAGCCATATGAAAATTGGAGAGATTATTACCAGTACACATAATGTACAGAAATCATCCAAGGTATTACACGGATTTGGACATTATGCAGGCATAGTCAAAGCAGGAGGACAGCGTATAGCAACACACACAGATGGTGTTGGGACCAAAGTATTGATTGCAAATCTTTTAAAAAAGTATGACACCATTGGAATTGATTGTGTAGCAATGAATGTAAATGATATCATTTGTATCGGCGCTACACCAATATCATTTGTAGATTATGTCGCCATTAATCAAAATAACCGTCAAAAATTAGCAAAAATTATGCAAGGATTGGTTGTTGGTGCAAAGAAGGGAATGGTACCAATTATAGGCGGTGAGACGGCAGTTATGCCAAATCTAATATCAGGTAAAGGGTTCTCTTTTGATTTAGCAGGAACTGTAGTCGGAATACTAGGAAAGGATGTAATTTTGGGCAATTCCATAAAGAGAAATGACATCATAATTGGGGCTGCAAGTAGTGGATTACACTCTAATGGTTTTTCACTTGCAAGAAAGGTATTATTCCCAAAATTCAAAATTCACGATAAAGTAAATAGAATAGGTGGTATTGGCAAGGCACTATTAACACCAACTGAAATTTATGTAAAACCAGTATTAGAGATTATAAAAAAGAGTAGAGTTCACGGTTTAGCACACATTACAGGCGGAGCATTTACCAAATTACTACGTCTAAAACAGATTGGGTATCAACTAGATGACATACCTAAAGCCTCAGCACTGTTTGGATTAATTGAAGAGCAAGGAGTATCAAACATGAATATGTATAAAACATTCAACATGGGGATTGGATTTTGTGTCATATCACCACAAGGTGAAGAGCAGGAAATAATTAAAACATTCAAGAAACATAAAATTAAAAGTAGTGTTATTGGCAGAATAGTTCAAAAACGTGGTGTTTTTATAAATTCAAAAAGAATTGCCTGA